DNA sequence from the Nitrospirota bacterium genome:
GAACCTGGTGAACTGATTACCGCTTTTTGCCGGTCTTGTCTTCTACCGGCCTCGGTCTGTCTCTCCTGGCATCGACGATGCAGAAAAAGCCGAAGGGCTCGTCGTAAGGGTTGGTGAGCTGGTGGACCGTATCGGGTCCGATGTAGACGGTATCGAGATGACCGATTGCATAGAGCCGCTTCCCCATGCGCACCTTCCCCTTGCCGCGGACACCGATCACGACATGCGCGTGGCGGTGCTGTTCGAGGCTGCTGTAGCCGCCGGGAGCGATCTCGAAATAGCGCAGATGGAACTTCGTCGCCTCGCCCTTGTTGCCGACGAGCACCTTCCTGACGATCGACGACCACCCGCCGTCCTTCTGCTTATAGCGCTCGGTCTTTACGCCGCTCCACCGGCAGCCGGGGCGGCAGCGGTGGATCCGGTCTCTTTCCGCGGGCCCGGAGCCGGCGCGCTTCCGCCGTTCTTTCCCTTTTACAGGCGGACTCGTCCAATCGCAGGAGGGTGCTGCGTCTGCCGGAAGGGGATCTTTCTTTCTTTTTGATATCATGGGTTCATTATAATGAAATTCAAGAATTCCATGCAAAACCCGAATATACAGGTATATCTATGGCTAACGTTCCCATCAGAAAAAACCAGATACAGAGCGGAGGGAGTATGGCTCAGAATCCCGGTGCCTTGCCGGAGGTCTTGAAGGTCGGAGCGAACGAGATGGAGCTGGTGGTCTTCAGGATGTACAGCACCCTTCCTGACGGGACCCCCGAGGTGCTCGACTACGGCGTCAATGTGGCGAAGGTGCGGGAGATCATCCCCATGCCGACGGTGACCAAGGTCCCTGACATGCCCGCCTATGCCGAGGCATTGGCCGAAGTGCGCGGAGAGGTCATCCCCATCGTGAATCTCGGCCAATGGATGAGGATAGAGGCCCCTGCTGCGATGGAGATCCGTCCGAAAGTGATCGTGCTCGAGATGCTCGGGACCACCGTCGGGATGATCGTCCATGACGTCGAGCGCATCAGGAGAATCAAGTGGGACCAGATAAAGCCGCCGCCGTCGCTCCTCCAGGCGAAGCACAGCGGCAGGGTGACCGGAGTGACCAAGCTCGACGACGAGACCGAGTCGCTGCTCCTCATCCTCGACCTCGAGAGCATCATCTCCGAGATGGGCGGCTTTGTGCCCAAGCACGAAATAGCCCTCGAAGAGATCGAGCAGGTGGAGAAGAGGAAGCTGAAAGGGACCGTGCTCATCGCCGACGATTCCGGCGTCGCACGAAGAATTCTGAAGGATACCCTCGAGAATGCGGGCCTCCATGTCATCGAGGCGCAGGACGGCAAGCAGGCATTGGACATCCTGAACGACTTCCTGCCGAGGATCGGCGACCAGCCTATCACCAATTTCGTCCAGCTCATCATCTCCGATGTCGAGATGCCCGAGATGGACGGTCTCACCTTCACCAAGAATGTGAAGAACAACGCCAAGCTCCAGATCATCCCGATCATCATCAATACCTCGTTGAGCGGCGATGAAAACAAGGAGAAGGCGAAGAGCGTCGGCGCTGAAGGCTACCTGGTGAAGTTCGATGTCACCAAGCTCCTGCGCGAAGTATCGCGGTGTATTAAGGTGAATTAGAGCGTCTAACGGAATGAGCAGAGGCGAGTCAGACAAGGCACAGTATGTTCGCTCATTCTCGACGGGCATCCAGCCCGTCTCCGAGGCTGGATCAGCCCGCTTCACCATCCCTGGATTTCGCCTGGGCTGATCAAGCCGCTCACCTACTATACCTCGTCCGACTCCAAGCTGCGTTATTTCGTTAGGGGCTCATAGATTCGATAGAGTATCAGCCGCCGAAGGTGACGAGGCACTTCAGCGAGTCGCGCGCTTCGGCGGTCAGTTTATACGCCTGCGCCGTCTCGTCGATGCCGAAGCGGTGGGTCACGAGCTTGTCCGCTGTAACGAATCCCTTCCTGATAAACTCCAACGCTTCTTTCGTATCGGTAGGACCGCACGAGTAGCTTGTCACCAGGCTGATGTCGTTGAAGTAGAGGTGGTTGGGATCGACGGTCAGCATCTCGCCCGGCTTGGCCGGGGTGAAGAGGACCACCGACCCTCCCGGCGCCGCTGCCGCTATGCCGGTCTCCATGACCGCAGCGCTGTTCGGCCCGACGATAACGATATCCGCCATGCGGCCGCCTGTCAGCTCACGCACCCTGGCGATCATATCCTCCTTTGACACATCGATGACATGATCTGCGCCGAGCTCGAGCGCCTTCCGTAATCTGGACGGTATCATGTCCGTGCCGATGACCCGCTTCGCCCCAAAGGCCCGTGCGAGGAGTACATGCATCTGGCCCATGACGCCGAGGCCGATGACGAGCATCGTATCTCCGGGCCTGACCGCCGCCCGCCGCAGCGACTTCACCACGCATGCCGTGGGCTCCACGAGCGTGCCGTCCTCATAGCTCACCCCTTCGGGAAGCCTGATCGTATCGTGCCTGAGATTCGTCTCGGGAATGAGCACGTATTCGGCGATGCCGCCGGGGACGATCTTCGTCGTGCGCCAGGTCGAGCACTGCACATGGTCGCCCCGCTCGCAGCAGGCGCAGGAGAGGCACGGCGCATGGTGGTGCACGAAGACCCGGTCACCGACACTGAACGCCGGTGGCTGAGAGCTGACGGCTGACAGCTCTTTCCCCAGCTCGACGATCTCCCCTGCCGGCTCATGCCCGATCACCAGAGGCGCCTTCTTCTCGATATACCACGGCATCACATCCCCCGAACAGATGCCGCACGCCTTCGTTTTTATCAATGCATCACGCGGTCCGACTTTAGGGACAGGCATGTCCTCGATGCGAATATCCGTAAAGCTGTAGAGCCTGGCGACTTTCATTTGCTCTCTCCATAAAGTACATCCAATGGACTCTGAGGCGCATTTGCCATGTTACGAAGGACATGAGTATAGATCATAGTCGTTTCAACATTTTTATGCCCAAGGAGGCTCTGGACCTCTCTGATATTGATACCGTTCTGAAGCAGATGCGTAGCAAAGCTGTGTCTCAGCGTATGGACTGTTGCATGCTTAACTATACCTGCCTGCCGCAGCGCATCTCTGAGTGCAAGTTGAATGGATTTATCGCTGATGTGATGTCGCCCGACCTTGCCGCCTCTCGGATCTACAGAAAGCTTGGACGAGGGGAAAACATATTGCCACCGCCATTCTTTAGCGGCATCAGGGTATTTCCGTTCAAGCGCATCCGGCAGAAAGACCGCTCCATGTCCGGCGGCAACGTCCTTGTCGTGAAGCGCCTTTACCTTCTTCAGATGCTCTCTCAATCGCTCCTTCACCGCTACTGGAAGCATTGTCGTGCGGTCCTTGTCACCCTTGCCACTGCGGATAAAGATCGTGTTTGCATCAAGGTCAATATCCTGCACCCGCAACCGGGCGAGCTCCATAAGGCGAAGCCCGGCCCCGTAGAGCAGCTCGGCAATCAGTAGATTGGTCCCGGTCATATGCCTGAACAACTGTCCCATCTCTTCTACGGTAAGCACAACCGGGAGCTTCTGTCCGCGTTTCGCTCTGACGGTATCGCCGAGATGTTCTGTCTCCTTGTTAAGTACATAGCGAAAGAGAAACAGAATCGCGTTGAAGGCCTGGTTTTGAGTAGAAGAAGATACTCTTTGCTTAAGCGCAAGATGGCTCAGGAAATTTTTGAAATCTGCCGATGACAAATCATCTATTTTCTTGTCGTCAGATTCAAGGGCATAAGAGAAGAAACGCTCGATCCACTGAAGGTATGTTCGTTCGGTACTGTACGAATAATGCTTCAACCTTATCAAGCGCCTTGTCTCTCTGAAAGCGCTATCTCTATCCGCGATCCTTGCTGCGCCCGCGGTCTGACCGCCGGTTTTGCCGAGATAATTGAAATAATAAAGCCTCAGTGCATCGCTTGCCTGCTTCGGCTGCCACTCAAGAACACGTTTGTCCGACCGCAGGGTCTCGATAAACTCCTGAACCGCTATTTCATCATACTCCGTCACTGAGCGCTCAAGCCTGCGGGCAAATACGAAAAACCTGCTTACCCAATAAGCGAGAAACGGGATATTTTTTTCAGGGGCAAGCTTTCTTTCCGCAAGGAACTTTTGAAACTCAGGAAGGAGGTTATTATTAACATCAGACGATTTTGCCATATTTCCCGCCATTTCGCTTTTAAACCATATTACCACAAAAAACGAAAAAGTGAAAATGCCTGCAATTGATTTTATGGCAGTTTTCTATTTCAAAAAATCTCTCAATGTGCTATAGTGGAGACAATTTTAAGTAATATGGCGGTCCGTATAGTAATTGTTCGGCATTTAAATCACAACAGGAGGTCTAATATTGAGATGTACGTGTGAGAATATA
Encoded proteins:
- a CDS encoding cupin domain-containing protein translates to MISKRKKDPLPADAAPSCDWTSPPVKGKERRKRAGSGPAERDRIHRCRPGCRWSGVKTERYKQKDGGWSSIVRKVLVGNKGEATKFHLRYFEIAPGGYSSLEQHRHAHVVIGVRGKGKVRMGKRLYAIGHLDTVYIGPDTVHQLTNPYDEPFGFFCIVDARRDRPRPVEDKTGKKR
- a CDS encoding chemotaxis protein gives rise to the protein MAQNPGALPEVLKVGANEMELVVFRMYSTLPDGTPEVLDYGVNVAKVREIIPMPTVTKVPDMPAYAEALAEVRGEVIPIVNLGQWMRIEAPAAMEIRPKVIVLEMLGTTVGMIVHDVERIRRIKWDQIKPPPSLLQAKHSGRVTGVTKLDDETESLLLILDLESIISEMGGFVPKHEIALEEIEQVEKRKLKGTVLIADDSGVARRILKDTLENAGLHVIEAQDGKQALDILNDFLPRIGDQPITNFVQLIISDVEMPEMDGLTFTKNVKNNAKLQIIPIIINTSLSGDENKEKAKSVGAEGYLVKFDVTKLLREVSRCIKVN
- a CDS encoding zinc-binding dehydrogenase, coding for MKVARLYSFTDIRIEDMPVPKVGPRDALIKTKACGICSGDVMPWYIEKKAPLVIGHEPAGEIVELGKELSAVSSQPPAFSVGDRVFVHHHAPCLSCACCERGDHVQCSTWRTTKIVPGGIAEYVLIPETNLRHDTIRLPEGVSYEDGTLVEPTACVVKSLRRAAVRPGDTMLVIGLGVMGQMHVLLARAFGAKRVIGTDMIPSRLRKALELGADHVIDVSKEDMIARVRELTGGRMADIVIVGPNSAAVMETGIAAAAPGGSVVLFTPAKPGEMLTVDPNHLYFNDISLVTSYSCGPTDTKEALEFIRKGFVTADKLVTHRFGIDETAQAYKLTAEARDSLKCLVTFGG
- a CDS encoding integron integrase produces the protein MAKSSDVNNNLLPEFQKFLAERKLAPEKNIPFLAYWVSRFFVFARRLERSVTEYDEIAVQEFIETLRSDKRVLEWQPKQASDALRLYYFNYLGKTGGQTAGAARIADRDSAFRETRRLIRLKHYSYSTERTYLQWIERFFSYALESDDKKIDDLSSADFKNFLSHLALKQRVSSSTQNQAFNAILFLFRYVLNKETEHLGDTVRAKRGQKLPVVLTVEEMGQLFRHMTGTNLLIAELLYGAGLRLMELARLRVQDIDLDANTIFIRSGKGDKDRTTMLPVAVKERLREHLKKVKALHDKDVAAGHGAVFLPDALERKYPDAAKEWRWQYVFPSSKLSVDPRGGKVGRHHISDKSIQLALRDALRQAGIVKHATVHTLRHSFATHLLQNGINIREVQSLLGHKNVETTMIYTHVLRNMANAPQSPLDVLYGESK